GCAAATAAAAGGAAGACGCTGTTGAAAATGGCAGCGAGCACCACCCCGGCTGAACCGAGGCCTCCTACAGCGAAACCTGCCGCAAGCCCTGTCCTTCGCCCGTACCGCTGGGATAACCTTCCGACCGCCCACGCGGCGACCGCCGACCCCAATGTAAAGAGCGCCGCCGGCAACCCTGCGTATGCATCGGTGCCGAGCATCTGCTGAGCAAGCAGAGCACCGACGGTAATTCCGGCTGCAAGGCCAGCGCCGCCGAGAATCTGCGATATACTGACGACCACCAATACTTTGCGGTACAACGTTTTCCGCTGTTCCTTTGACACGTGTTCAGAAGCTGTTTCTACTTTCTCCATTCCCATCCAGGCACCTTCTCACTCGTTATTCTTTTTTTCTATGTATAGGATCATTCTATGAATCTATCGTTTTAATGTCCTTCTCCCAGCCAACTTTCCTCTTTCATCATATGTTAGTTAAAAGAGACGTCCTTTGTCTCTTTCATTCTATCGGAAAGGAGGAATGCTTATGTATGCATCCGACGGGCTCCTCAAATCCTACAACCACAAAGAAACACCACCATCCCTGCTTATCCCGCTCCAGACGACAGGGGTAGAAACGGGCCTGCAGGTTCCAGTGAGCTTGGAGCGTCTATGCTTGAGCAATCAGATAGAACTGATCGCAACCGCGAATTGGCTGATCACATTGGGTGGAGCGGCTGTCCTTACTGCCTACCTCCCCATCACAGCGGAGCCGTTAACGACTCTGGAATCGACGGTAAACGTAATGGTCGAAGCCCCTGTCACGTTTAACGTGTACCGCGATGAAGAACTGATCTTCACGACTACGGATTTCCGGACGCTTATGTTCCGGGCAAGGGTTCCCGGCGCCGTCACCTCCACGACGGAAAGTATAAGTCTCTCTCAGATCGACCTCACTCCCGTGTCTACAAGCAACGGACTGCCGTCTGCTGCGACGACCACCTTCCAGTATATCGACACAAATACCACCGCCGTAAAACACGTCTATACGATCACCGCGCAGCTGGGCAGGTATTCACCTGTGCCGATGGTCAACTCTCTGCGAACGACAGATACCACAACTCCGCTGATTCCGGTAAACTTCACCATCACCAGCTTTCAACCGATTGCGCTCATATCCTACACAAACTTCTCAGGGAAAGTCATCAGGAAACAAGATCCCTGCCGGAAAAGGAACGGACAGAACGAAAGGCTGTAAAACAAGTATATAGCCCGTGACAGCCCAACAACTATAAATATCCTAAAAATCAAGCCCTGCACACACCGACATGCAGGGCTTGATTTCTCTTATTTCCGAAGTATCTTCTCCATCGCTTTTCCCTTTGCCAGCTCGTCGATCAGCTTATCCATATACCGGATTTCCCGCATCGTCGGTTCTTCGATCTCTTCCACCCGCACTCCGCAGATGACGCCTTTGATCATCGTTCGGTTCGGGTTCAGCGCTGGAGCCTCCGCGAAAAAGGTCTGGAAGTCTGTCTGATTTTCCAGGACACCCTCCATTTGTTCCTGGCTGTAACCGGTGATCCAGCGGATGATTTCATCCACTTCCTCTTTCGTCCGCCCTTTTCTTTCCGCCTTGGCAACGTAAGCCGGATAAACCTTCGCAAAGCTCATCGAATAAATTTTGTGCTCAGGCATAAGATTCCCTCCTTCCACTGTCTATAGTTCCTGTATATCCAGCGTAACATAAAACACCTACCGCTATACTCAAAAAAAAGCGGTCCTTCCCAAAGAGAAGAACCGCTCCTGCGCCATCCTTTATGCATTTCTGCTTTTGTACAAAAGAAAAATGAAGTAAGGGGCACCGATGGCTGCTGTAAATACACCGGCCGGCACTTCCAACGGAAGGAACAGCGTCTTTCCCGCGAAATCTGCGAGCATGACGAGAATTCCCCCGAGCAGTGCCGCAACCGGAAGCAGCGGAGCAAAGCCCGTACCGACAAGCCTCCGTGCCATATGAGGGGCCATTAAACCGACGAACCCGATGCCGCCGGCGAAGGCTACCCCGACAGCCGTGAGCCCGATGCTCAACAACAGCAGCAAGAGACGGCTCAACTTGACGTTGCTTCCGACTCCCGTCGCAATGCCGTCTCCTAAGTCCAGGATGTCGAGCTGCTTCGTGACCATTGCCGTCACCAGCAGCAGGACGACCGCAGCAGGAAGCAGGATCGTCACCTGGTCCCAGTTGGCGGCGCTCACAGAACCCGTGATCCAGACGTTCGCCTGAGTCGCCTGATAGATCGGTCCTTTGATCATGAACAGCGTCGTCAAGGACTTCATGAACATCGACACTCCGATACCGATCAACACCAGCCTTAAAGCCGAAGTCGTCTTTTTCCTTGCGAGGAAGTACACGCTGAAGCCTGTGATGACCGCGCCGATGAAGGCGGCAAGCGGCATCCAGTGAATACTTACCATCAAGGAATTGTTCTGATCCGAGAACAGCATCAGGAAGACAACGACAGCCACTGACGCTCCACCCGTTATCCCGATGATGTCCGGTGATGCGAGCGGATTACGTACGAGACTCTGAAGGATGCCTCCCGCTACAGCCAGACAAGCACCGACGAGGAAGGAAACGATGATCCTCGGTAAGCGGAACGACTGGATGATCAATTCATGGTAGGCGGTACCGTTTCCGATCAATGTTTGAAAAACGTCAATCGGATTGATCATCGTCTCACCGACCCCGGTACTGATCAGGAATACGATCGCTGCCGTCAGTAGCAGGATCAGGCTGATACGCAAGGCTTTTTTATCAATAAGAAAGGAAATACGCCCGTTCTTCGAGCGGATCGTTTTGTATCTATTCATGCGTCCTCCCTCCCTTTTCTCGCAATGTAAATGAAGAAAGGAATGCCGAGCATCGCGGTCATGACACCGACAGGCACCTCACTCGGCATGACGATGTACCTTGCTGCGATATCCGCGTTCAGCAGGAGAATCGCACCGAGAACGGCACTGTACGGAAGAATCCAGCGGTAATCGTTGCCGACCAGGTACTTCGTAATATGCGGCACGACGACGCCTACGAAAATGATCGGACCTGCGATGGCGACTGAACCCCCGGATAACAGCACGACCGTAGCAATGCCGAAGAACCGGACAAGCGGCGTTTTCAGCCCGAGACCGTTCGCTACGTCATCCCCCATGACAAGGATATTGATCTTCCCGGCAAGGAAAATGCACAGGACGAAACCAACCGTCATATAAGGAAGCACCGTGATCAAGGATTCCAGCTTCCTTCCCTGCACCGATCCGGACAACCAGAAAAGCACTTCATCAAAGGCTGCCTCATTCACGACCAGCAGTCCCTGCGTCATCGAAGAAAAGAACGCCGCCATCGCCGCTCCGGCCAGCGTCAGTTTGACCGGCGTCAGTCCTTCCCTCCCGGCAGAGCCGAGTATGTAGACGATCGCCGCCGTCACGCCTGCTCCGAGGAAAGCGATCCAGGTAAAGGCTTGGATATTATTGATGGAAAAGAAAGAAAAAGCGACGACGATAAAGAAGCCTGCTCCGGCATTGATCCCGAATACGCTTGGAGATGCGAGCGGATTGTTCGTCAGCGCCTGAAGCAGGACACCGGAAACGGCAAGCCCCGCCCCGACAACCGTCGCAATCAGCGCCCGAGGAAGTCGGACATCCTGAATGATGATATGTTCATTGGAATTATCGAAATCCAGGAACGCCTGATAGGCCGTGTTCCAGCCCGTGTCGGCATAACCGTACACAATGCTTGCCCCCATCGACGCAAGCATAAGCAGGACACTGCCGATAAATACAAGTGTTTTTGCTCTATTGGAATGGATCAAGAGAATCTCCCCTACACCAAAGTGTTAAAAAGCGGAAGCCGCAAGCGTTCGCCACTTCCATACAACCATTGAAATTGTATCAAACATTCTTATTATTGAAAATGATTTTCAATATCGCCATTGACAAACGTATCATCTTTTTTTACTATATAGCTTAGGTAAATGATAATGAATATCATTCTTAGGAGGAGACTTATGCGTACATATAAGAAGAGTTTATGGGTATTCTTATCCGTTCTTGCGCTGTTGTTCATTACCGCTTGCGGAAGCGACTCGGATAAAGAGGCAGAAGACACCAACAGTGGCGACGGCGGGGAATCGTACACGGTGAAGCACGCGATGGGAGAAACGGAAATCCCGGAGAAGCCGAAGAAAGTCGTCGTACTGACTAACGAAGGAACAGAAGCCGTCCTGGCACTCGGCGTCCAACCGACCGGAGCCGTCCAATCGTGGCTTGGCGATCCTTGGTATAAGCATATCGAAGCAGACATGGATGGTGTCGAGGTCGTCGGTCTGGAGCAGGAAGTGAACGTAGAGAAGATCGCGGAACTGCAGCCGGATCTGATCATCGGAAACAAACAGCGTCAGGAAGCCGTCTATGACAAACTTAGCGCTATTGCACCGACCGTATTCTCCGAGCAGCTGCGCGGAGACTGGAAGGAGAACTTCAAGCTTTACGCAGAGGCACTCGGCCTTGAAGACAAAGGCGAAGAAGTACTTGCTGACTATGACGCGCACGTCGAAGAAGTGAAGACAGCCCTTGGAGATAAGACAGATCAGGAAGTTTCCGTCGTACGCTTCATGGCCGGAACATCCCGGATCTACTACAAGGATTCCTTCTCCGGAGTCATCCTTGACGAGCTTGGCTTCAAACGTACCGAAGCACAGACAGAGATGTTCGACGAAAGCAACAAAATGGGTGAACTTGCCATCGAAGTAGGAAAAGAAGCCATTCCGAAAATGGATGGAGATATCCTCTTCTACTTCACTTACGCCCCTCAGGACGACCCGGAAGCATTGAGCACAGAAGAAGAATGGACAAGCGATCCATTATGGAAGAACCTCAATGTAGTCCAGGAAGGAAACGCTCATAAAGTGAGCGATGCCGTCTGGAACACTGCCGGAGGCGTCATTGCAGCCAACCAGATGCTCGATGAACTGCAGGAAATCATGACAGAAGAATAATAATCTCTAATAAAGGAAAGAACGAACGGCCGGGGAGCTTCCCCGGCCGTTTTTTTCATGGTTATAAGCTCATCCCGATCCATATAAGTAATGCCGAACAGACGACAGCCAAGATGACAAGACTTTTGGACCCGTCTGCCTTCGCCTTTGCACCGGGAAAATCACGGAGAATGACCGCGGCCCAGCCTCCGATCACTAATAGAATGATGACGATGTTCCTTCCCATCTCCCCCATCAAAACCCTCCATATTCGGATGTAATAGACTCCATCCAATTGAAGTACCCTTCCACTCTCCCTTCAAACTACTGTTCACCATTGAGCAATTCGGCTCATTTCTATCAACAAAGGCGATGGTACAAGCGGGTAGGAGGTTTTTTCATAGATTATTAAAGTAAGAGACGTCTCCTACATTCCAGTAATGGAGGAGGGAAAATCATGAACTTCTTACGAAACTTAGTTGCGGTACTGATCGCTGTCCTGTTTTTGCTGGGTCTTTTGGTCGCTGTTCTACTAGGATCCAGTGAGCAACGCCAGATCGTCATTAACTGCATTAATGAGATCCTGCGAACCATCAACTAATCATAAGGGGCTATGGATAAAACCACAGCCCCTTCATTATTAGAGAAAGGGGAAATACCTATGAGTAAATTCGATCAAATCGATAAGAACAATTCAAAAGAAACGAAGAAAGATTCGTCCCAAGAATTGAATCTGGATTCTTTGATGAATCTCGCATCCAAACTGACGAAAGAGGATGCTTTATTCAACAACCTGCTGAAAAACGATGCTGCAGACGACTTGGACCTGTCCGGCATTTTCGGTGACATCACCGGAGCTGCATCGGACACGTTTGAAGGGGTAAAGAAGGAATTGGCGGAAATTAAGACGGAATTGGTGAAGCTGAATACGAATATCGAGGCTCTATTGAAAAAGTCTTAAAGAAAAGAGGTTGATCCAGGGATCAGCCTCTTTTTCTCATGCTTATATAGGTGTTCAGTCCATTGTATATCTCATTTGTAAAGTGTGAATGCGGCAGCCGGCGTTTCTATCAATCGTTTTCCTCCGGTCTCTTCCCATCCCCCTGCTCGCTTTCCTCCACCTCTTCGTCTTCCAAATTTTCTTCCTGGAACTCATGGACGACCTGGCCGGTAATATGATCGAACGGCGTATAATAATTGTGGATGGTTTCTTTCTTTATCAATAATTTATAGGCAACTAAAATAAGCAGCGACACAAAGGCAAGCGAGAAAACTGCCACGATATAAACCATACATTCCTCTCCCTTCCTTCATGAATCCTGCTTCTTCGCCCATTCCACCTGCCTGTCCTGCAGGTCTTCGATGATCTCTAAAGCAAGCGACTGGACTTCCTGCAGCTTCTCCTGACTGATCCAACTGATTGTGTCCTCCTTCGAGTGGAGCAGGTCGGAAACACCGGTGCAGCTGAACGGGATACTCGGGACGCCGCGCGCGAAAAAGGTGTAATGATTGCTTTCATACCACGGGGTCCGCCATTGCACCGCAGGGTGGGAGTGCTTCCGACGCTTCAACGCTTTCTCCAATGCCTCTGACCCGGCCATAAGCGTCATCGTATTCGTGCCGAGGGACTGACCAATTCCGTCGAAATTCATGGCGACAATTGCATCCTTCAAACCTGCTTCGTGCTCCTTCACGTAGTGATCGTCTCCGAGGCCGAGGTATTCTTCTGAGCTGAAGGCGATGCATTCAAATCCTGTACGCCAGTCCGTCCGCCTGGCGATTTCCTCGACAAGCGCGAGGAGGAGGGCGACACCCGACCCATTATCAAAGGCACCGGCTGTATCGAATACGGTGTCATAGTGGGCGGCAAGAATGATTTTCTCCCGACCTGCTCCTTGCCTGCGACCTATCACATTGCACGTTTTCCCCTGTCTTCTCTCCGACTGGATCACGACCGTTGCGGTACCCTTGACGGAAAGAGCCGTCTCCGGCGTTACCGTGAGCGACGGAATCCGGAAGTCCCAATCGTTGACGATCGGAACACGCTGCCCTTTCTCCATACTTACGAAGAGGATGGCAGAAGGCTCTTTATCCTCAAGTAATTGAATCGTCCGGCGGTGATGTTCCGGGTTATAGATGGAGAAGCCCTTTGGAACGTAGTTTTCCTTGGAAAGCTCCCCGTAGAGAAAAGCGATTTTCCCGTGGAGTTCCGGAGATGCGTCCAGTTCATCCATCGTGCAGAAAGGAACGATCTCCCCGGTAACGGCACACGACTCGGAAAAGTTATTCCCCGTTGCTTCCAATCTCCTCCCGTCTACCTCTATGTAAGCATCCGTGAGCTGCCAGTCCGGCACTTCAAATGTCTGGACCTCTACCTCCAGGCCACAGCCTGCGAAGCATTCCTCTATATACTGCGCCGCTTCGTGGTTGGCTTCACTTCCGACCGGGCGGCACCCAATCTCTTCGGCTAATTTTTTCAGATGAACCATCGACCTCTGTTCCATCCCACTCCCCCTTTTAGGCTCCCTGCACCTTAAGTGTCGTCCCCATCTCCACTCGAAATGTCGTCATCGAAAAACTCTCTATCATAAGAATGAAAAGAGCTATGGTTCCTGACATCCGGGCTCGCTAAAACCTCCCCCTTCCTCTGCTTGTGCGTCCGTTTCCAACGGAGGATAGAATAGACGATTCCGCAGACTAAGGCTGTGTAAATAAGAAAGTCCGCCTCATAAAAAAGGTAGATACACACTCCAGTGGCTGCCAGAATTAATAACAATACTTCCAATCCTTTCATCATTTCCACCTCTCTTACTTGTGTACGTTCTCTCTTCCTCTTCGTTTCAAATCATTTCCAGAATACAAAAAAGGCGACACGTTCGCCGCCTCCCTGCTAATCCAATTTTTTGATGATACGGGCCGGATTTCCTCCGACCACGACATTGTCCGGTACATCTTTTACAACGACCGCACCTGAGGCGATCACGGCATCATCACCGATGGTCACGCCCGGATTGATGACTGCCCGCCCTCCGATCCAGACACGGTTCCCGATCGTCACCGGCTTTGTGAATTCAATTCCGGACGTCCGCTCCCCGGCATCGGTCGGGTGGGTATTGGTATAAATGTGAACGCCGGGCGCAAGCATGCACTGGTCGCCGATCGTCACTTTCCCGCCGTCCAGTATCGTGCAGTCGAAGTTGGCATAAAAGTCTTCCCCGACATGAATGTTATAGCCGTAATCACAGCGGAAGGTCGATTCCACGTAAAGCTGCTCTCCTGTCGAACCGAAAAGCTCCTTCAACACTTCGGCACGTGCCGCTTCGTCCTCTTCTTCTATATCATTCAGCCTGCGGACCAGCCGTCTCGACCGGCGCCTGCCTTCGAGTAATTCTCTATCGGCCGGATCATAAAACTCACCGGCGATCATCTTTTCTTTTTCAGATTTCATTCCCATAGCCCCTCTGCAGATGAAGTTCTTTTCTCTTTATCTATTCTGGAAGAGAGCAGGGATTCCTTCTCTATCTCCTATAAAAAATAGCCTCTGAGAATAGAGGCTAAAAATAAAAAAATGCTTATGTGGAGAGCGGACTCCGGTAAATGGGACGCTTTCCACAGGGCGGCCGGTGAGCCCGTAGGAGTCTGCCCATTTACCTCCGCCCTTCAAGGTAACTATCCCTTTTCATTTGGGTGTCTTTTTGCGAAGTTTTTCTTAAGTCCCATGTGAGAATTCAGTAAAAGTCGTCTTTATTAAGGTGTTGTCCTACTTCCGATCTTCCGGCGTAAGTAAACCTATAATGGTTACAACCAAACCAAACCCACCGATCCACAAACCGTAGCGAAGCCCGGGCTCGTTTTGGAACAAGACGCCGACTAACAGAATCGCGATTCCAGCTAACATGATCTTGATAGGAACGTTCAAAAGAAACACTCCTTTCTATTTCCTAAAACTATGTACATTTTTTCGAAAATCAGTTTATCATACCTCATAGAAATAGAAAAAATAAAAAAGGGCGACGGTTCGCCCTTTTCCCTACGAATGCATCTTTCGGATGACGGCCATTTCTTTCCCGAACCGATCTCCGTTGTCGACAAAACCCAGACTCTCGTAAAGCTTGTGAGCTCCGGTATTCTTCGGATGGTACCCGACAACGATCTTCCCGGCCCCCGGTAACTTCTCCATTTCGGTAATCATCAAGCTCGTTGCCGCTCTGCCGATTCCCCGCCCCTGGAACTTTTTATCGACCATAATACGGTACACCCAGTAACCGTCCAATTCCTCCGGCACCGAATTATACATGAGGAAACCGACGACCTCCTCTTCCAAACAAACAGCATAAGGTTTCAGCGTAGGTTCGAACTTGGATTGGGCAATCGATACGGCGTTCGGCTCCATGAACTCACGCTGCTCCTCCGCCACTTCCAAGGTACAGCACGCATACCAGTTTTCTTCGTTGCATTCCACAATCGTTACGTTTCCTGTAGTCATTTTCGTATCTCCTCAGCGAATAGTATTTCCTCCAACCCTTTCGTCATCTCCAAAGGCCCGGACTCCTTATTGGACGGCACCACCACTTTGACATCAAGCCCGGGATAGACAGATGCGCGGAAGCTGACGCCCGGGTCGTACCCCATCACGTGATATTTATAGATGTCGCTCCCTTTCTTATTCATCCAGATCCCGTAGCCGTAATGAATCTCTTCGTTCACCGCTCGATGAGGATGAAGGAGTTTGTTCGTCGTCTCTTCCTCCAGCAGCTCATAACGGAACAGTGCCTCCCACAGCTTGATCATATCAGCGGCCGTCGTGTAGGCACCTCCGTCCGATCCGCCCTGTTTCGGAAGGGCGTAAATATTGGTCCGCCAAGTCCCTGCTTCCTCCTCATCGATGTACCCGAGAGCCGTATTCCGGGGGAGTCTGTCCATCGAGAAGTAGCCCGAATTCATCATACCGCAAGGCTTGAAAATTTCCGTTTCGATGTATTCCGTGAAGGTGCGCCCTGTTTGCTGCTCCAGGATAAGACCAAGGACGATATAGCCCGCATTATTGTAACGGAACCGTTCGCCGGGCGGGAATTTCATCTGTTCCTCCTGAAAAAGCGGCAGGAAATCATGAAGCGATTCGATCCGGTACACCGGATAGTCCTTCCACAGTTCTTCGTAATCGCTCTTCTCTTCGTCGAAGTAGTCCGGCATGCCTGACGTGTGGGTCAACAGCTGATGGATCGTAACCTGCGGGTCCACGTGAGGAAAAGCTATATCCAGACAGTCAGCCAGCGGCGTGTGGAAGTCTATCTTTCCCTGCTCGACCAACATGCAGATGCCGATGGCGGTGAACAACTTGCACCCCGATGCGATTCCGAAGCGGGTGTGAATATCATTCCGCCGTTCCTCCGACCTGTCCGCACAGCCGAAGGCCCGGTGCACCAATACTTCCTCTCCCTGTTTCACATGGACGACACCGGAAAAATCGATATCGCTGCTTATGTTCGTGATAATTCTGTTTAATTCCCTGCTTTCCAACCCCATCTAAACGCCTCCCCTTTTTCTTACATTTTATGCTATATGAATATATTTTTATATACCCTCATGGTAACTATATACATTGCTTGAAACTTTTCTACAAATATATTAAACTGGTTGCTCCTGCTGTTGCCTCACGAATCTTAGAGAGGAGGCAAAACTATGCAAACATACGAAGTCGGTAGCTTGATCAAGAACCACTGCACCCATTGCCACCATGACGAACAAAAAGTCATCAAGGTCGTACCTAACGAATTTTCCGAGAAAATCGTCACGACGCTGTGGACGCAATGTACGAAGTGTGGTCAAAACCATACCCGCTTAAATCAAGAATAATATACAAAAAACGTGCCGGAGTCTTGCTTGCTCCGGCACGTTTTTCGTTTACAGCATCCCTCGTAAAGGAACACACCTTTGTGGAGGGATATATATGAAAGTTGCGGTCGTCCTGCTGAAGATCATCGGCATTCCTGTCTACCTTTACCTGGTGATGCTGCTGCTCGATCAGATTTTTGATTTCGAAGCTGCAGAAAAGCCGGCGCTTCTTATTCCGGCAACACTTGTGACTTATTTGGATGTTTTTTTCTTTAGGAGAAAAGGCAGGAAACAGGATTAGCATCCGCTCGTAAACGCGTCCTGTCAGATGGCGGATGAGTCTTCCTTTTCCAACACGTTCTCGACGTAATCCTTCCCCCATTCATACATGGCATCCAAAATAGGCATGAGACTTTCCCCATGTTCCGTCAGCGAGTACTCGACTTTCGGGGGAACGACCGGGTAGACTTCCCGGTGCACGATCAAATGGGCTTCGAGCTCCCTCAGTTGTGTGACGAGCATCCGCTGCGTGATCCCAGGCATGAGCGCCTTCAATTCTCCGAATCGTTTCGTGCCTTCCTTACCTAAGTGCCATAAGATCAGCATCTTCCATTTCCCCCCAATTACAGACAGGGTCAATTCCTTTTCACAGTTAAACGATTTCTCTCCTAAGTTCGGCATCCCTCTCGCCACCCCTTCTATCATCCAATAGTATACTTTTTATCACTATATGCGATTAATGTGCGTACTTTTTATTCTGGAACGGCCTTAGTATACTATGGAACATGCCCGCGATAAAAGCATTCCACTTTATCCGGCACACGATACTCGAACCATAGAGAAGGAGAGAATATACATGAAATTACAATTAGCATTAGATCTCGTCAATATTCCAGAAGCGATTGAAGTAGTCAAAGAGGTGGAAGCATACATCGACGTTGTCGAAATCGGCACCCCTGTCGTGATCAACGAAGGACTGAAAGCAGTAAAAGAAATGAAAGCCGCCTTCCCGAACTTGACGGTTCTGGCCGACTTGAAAATCATGGACGCTGCCGGCTATGAAGTAAGCCAGGCATCGGCTGCGGGCGCAGACATCATTACCATTCTCGGAACAGCGGAAGACGAGTCTATCAAAGGTGCGGTGGCCGAAGCGAAAAACCAAGGAAAAGAAATCCTTGTCGATATGATTGCCGTAAAAGATATCGCTGCCCGCGCGGAAGAGTTGGATCAGCTTGGAGCCGATTATATCTGCGTACACACAGGCTACGATCTGCAAGCAGAAGGAAAAGACTCCTTCCAAGACCTGCACACGATCAAAAGCGTAGTAAAAAATGCCAAAACGGCCATTGCTGGTGGAATAAAACTGGAAACACTTCCGGAAGTCGTGAAGCAGAACCCTGATCTCGTCATCGTCGGCGGCGGCATCACAAGCAAAGAGGACAAGCAGGCGACCGCACGCGAGATGCAGACATTACTGAAACAAGGGTGAAGGAAATGAAAACGGCTGGTTACTTAGCGGAGATCATGGAAGAACTGTCTCAGACGGTCCAGCAGATCCCTGAGTCAAAAGCAGAGGAGCTTGTGAACCAAATTACAGCTTCCAAGAAAGTATTCGTTACAGGCGCAGGCCGATCCGGCTTCATGGGAAAATCCTTCGCCATGCGGATGATGCATATGGGAATCGATGCCTATGTCGTGGGGGAAACGGTAACAGCCAATCTCGAACCTGGTGATTTGTTGATCGTCGGATCCGGATCTGGAGAAACGAAAACCCTTGTCGCTATTGCAGAAAAAGCTAAACATTCTGGGGGAAAAGTGGCTGCGGTCACGATCTCTCCGGAATCGACGATTGGACAAATGGCCGACATTGTCATTCCCTTGCCAGGCATGACGAAAGACCAATCTGCCGGCAGTCACAGCTCTATCCAACCGATGGGAACGCTGTTCGAGCAGACGATGCTGCTGTTCTATGACGCCTTGATCCTTCGCTTTATGGAGAAAAAAGGACTGGATTCCGATAAGATGTATGGAAAGCATGCCAATCTTGAATAATCAGGAAAAGGACACAAATGAGCATTTGTGTCCTTTTTTGTATGATGGTTTCCTTATGGCTTTACAAAACAAAAGGCAGAATTTAAAGAATGGAATACAGCTCCTTAAAGTCATGGAGAGTATGGTCGGCATGGTCGCTTTCTTCCTTGTGCTCCGAAAAGTAGCAGGCGCTGATTCCTGCATTCTTTCCCGAGAGAAGATCCAGGTCCCTGTCACCGATCATGATCGTCTGTTCCGGCTTCATCCTATGTTTCTCTATCAAATGATGGATCGCATCAGGACTCGGCTTTCTCGCAAATCCTCG
This sequence is a window from Bacillus sp. SB49. Protein-coding genes within it:
- a CDS encoding DUF3951 domain-containing protein; translated protein: MVYIVAVFSLAFVSLLILVAYKLLIKKETIHNYYTPFDHITGQVVHEFQEENLEDEEVEESEQGDGKRPEEND
- a CDS encoding ABC transporter substrate-binding protein; protein product: MRTYKKSLWVFLSVLALLFITACGSDSDKEAEDTNSGDGGESYTVKHAMGETEIPEKPKKVVVLTNEGTEAVLALGVQPTGAVQSWLGDPWYKHIEADMDGVEVVGLEQEVNVEKIAELQPDLIIGNKQRQEAVYDKLSAIAPTVFSEQLRGDWKENFKLYAEALGLEDKGEEVLADYDAHVEEVKTALGDKTDQEVSVVRFMAGTSRIYYKDSFSGVILDELGFKRTEAQTEMFDESNKMGELAIEVGKEAIPKMDGDILFYFTYAPQDDPEALSTEEEWTSDPLWKNLNVVQEGNAHKVSDAVWNTAGGVIAANQMLDELQEIMTEE
- a CDS encoding DUF2200 domain-containing protein, producing MPEHKIYSMSFAKVYPAYVAKAERKGRTKEEVDEIIRWITGYSQEQMEGVLENQTDFQTFFAEAPALNPNRTMIKGVICGVRVEEIEEPTMREIRYMDKLIDELAKGKAMEKILRK
- a CDS encoding GNAT family N-acetyltransferase encodes the protein MTTGNVTIVECNEENWYACCTLEVAEEQREFMEPNAVSIAQSKFEPTLKPYAVCLEEEVVGFLMYNSVPEELDGYWVYRIMVDKKFQGRGIGRAATSLMITEMEKLPGAGKIVVGYHPKNTGAHKLYESLGFVDNGDRFGKEMAVIRKMHS
- a CDS encoding FecCD family ABC transporter permease, with amino-acid sequence MNRYKTIRSKNGRISFLIDKKALRISLILLLTAAIVFLISTGVGETMINPIDVFQTLIGNGTAYHELIIQSFRLPRIIVSFLVGACLAVAGGILQSLVRNPLASPDIIGITGGASVAVVVFLMLFSDQNNSLMVSIHWMPLAAFIGAVITGFSVYFLARKKTTSALRLVLIGIGVSMFMKSLTTLFMIKGPIYQATQANVWITGSVSAANWDQVTILLPAAVVLLLVTAMVTKQLDILDLGDGIATGVGSNVKLSRLLLLLLSIGLTAVGVAFAGGIGFVGLMAPHMARRLVGTGFAPLLPVAALLGGILVMLADFAGKTLFLPLEVPAGVFTAAIGAPYFIFLLYKSRNA
- a CDS encoding M28 family peptidase, coding for MEQRSMVHLKKLAEEIGCRPVGSEANHEAAQYIEECFAGCGLEVEVQTFEVPDWQLTDAYIEVDGRRLEATGNNFSESCAVTGEIVPFCTMDELDASPELHGKIAFLYGELSKENYVPKGFSIYNPEHHRRTIQLLEDKEPSAILFVSMEKGQRVPIVNDWDFRIPSLTVTPETALSVKGTATVVIQSERRQGKTCNVIGRRQGAGREKIILAAHYDTVFDTAGAFDNGSGVALLLALVEEIARRTDWRTGFECIAFSSEEYLGLGDDHYVKEHEAGLKDAIVAMNFDGIGQSLGTNTMTLMAGSEALEKALKRRKHSHPAVQWRTPWYESNHYTFFARGVPSIPFSCTGVSDLLHSKEDTISWISQEKLQEVQSLALEIIEDLQDRQVEWAKKQDS
- a CDS encoding maltose acetyltransferase domain-containing protein, coding for MKSEKEKMIAGEFYDPADRELLEGRRRSRRLVRRLNDIEEEDEAARAEVLKELFGSTGEQLYVESTFRCDYGYNIHVGEDFYANFDCTILDGGKVTIGDQCMLAPGVHIYTNTHPTDAGERTSGIEFTKPVTIGNRVWIGGRAVINPGVTIGDDAVIASGAVVVKDVPDNVVVGGNPARIIKKLD
- a CDS encoding DUF2964 family protein → MNVPIKIMLAGIAILLVGVLFQNEPGLRYGLWIGGFGLVVTIIGLLTPEDRK
- a CDS encoding FecCD family ABC transporter permease, translating into MLASMGASIVYGYADTGWNTAYQAFLDFDNSNEHIIIQDVRLPRALIATVVGAGLAVSGVLLQALTNNPLASPSVFGINAGAGFFIVVAFSFFSINNIQAFTWIAFLGAGVTAAIVYILGSAGREGLTPVKLTLAGAAMAAFFSSMTQGLLVVNEAAFDEVLFWLSGSVQGRKLESLITVLPYMTVGFVLCIFLAGKINILVMGDDVANGLGLKTPLVRFFGIATVVLLSGGSVAIAGPIIFVGVVVPHITKYLVGNDYRWILPYSAVLGAILLLNADIAARYIVMPSEVPVGVMTAMLGIPFFIYIARKGREDA
- a CDS encoding serine hydrolase domain-containing protein, yielding MGLESRELNRIITNISSDIDFSGVVHVKQGEEVLVHRAFGCADRSEERRNDIHTRFGIASGCKLFTAIGICMLVEQGKIDFHTPLADCLDIAFPHVDPQVTIHQLLTHTSGMPDYFDEEKSDYEELWKDYPVYRIESLHDFLPLFQEEQMKFPPGERFRYNNAGYIVLGLILEQQTGRTFTEYIETEIFKPCGMMNSGYFSMDRLPRNTALGYIDEEEAGTWRTNIYALPKQGGSDGGAYTTAADMIKLWEALFRYELLEEETTNKLLHPHRAVNEEIHYGYGIWMNKKGSDIYKYHVMGYDPGVSFRASVYPGLDVKVVVPSNKESGPLEMTKGLEEILFAEEIRK